A section of the Cryptomeria japonica unplaced genomic scaffold, Sugi_1.0 HiC_scaffold_1174, whole genome shotgun sequence genome encodes:
- the LOC131873182 gene encoding putative UDP-rhamnose:rhamnosyltransferase 1: protein MLPWLAHGHITPYLDLAKGLLSHGLRISFLSTPLNIARIKKQIVPGIELVELPLPSVDGLPSGVESTAGLSEIGRTDLVPLLVQAIDLCEEPLGALLKLLSPNFVIHDPLLYWIPRVAKKKGIPTINLMVVNMAAMSFTIGQLRQGLPEIPTAEDLTVPPPGFPSLGVRRRIFETRKDLPLYQNKRHNICDDLAFMDRLSLSVEESWATACNTCRELDGKFVDYFQRITGRLMFPVGISMPSLPLRPDADRCLDWLDKQPAHSVVFASFGSECVFTAQELGALLLGLDECKIPFLCVLLGNAAAELHQGFEDHTHGRGLVITEWAPQLHILNHPSTGAFLSHCGWNSVTEGLRFGQPFVALPIQYEQGITARLIAEDLKLGVEVRRNEEDGSFTKEDVAKAVRAVMVEEEGKRIKSNVEEISRVLTSNDCQVRRTNIRNFVSALKDKASSKQTV from the coding sequence ATGTTGCCTTGGCTTGCACATGGCCATATAACACCCTACCTAGACCTAGCCAAGGGCCTCCTCTCTCATGGCCTCAGAATTTCCTTCCTCTCCACTCCGCTTAACATTGCACGGATAAAAAAGCAGATAGTGCCTGGAATTGAGCTGGTGGAGCTCCCACTGCCATCTGTGGATGGCCTGCCCTCAGGCGTCGAGTCCACCGCAGGTTTATCAGAGATAGGAAGAACAGACTTAGTGCCGCTGCTCGTCCAAGCGATAGATCTTTGCGAGGAGCCCTTAGGAGCTCTCCTGAAACTGCTTTCCCCAAATTTTGTCATACATGATCCGTTATTGTACTGGATTCCTCGGGTTGCCAAGAAAAAGGGCATTCCCACTATAAATCTCATGGTGGTTAACATGGCTGCCATGAGTTTCACAATAGGGCAGCTCAGGCAGGGACTGCCCGAAATCCCAACAGCCGAGGATCTGACTGTACCGCCACCCGGATTTCCCTCATTGGGCGTCCGCCGCCGAATTTTTGAAACCCGGAAGGATCTGCCGTTGTATCAAAACAAGCGGCATAACATTTGTGATGACCTCGCCTTCATGGACCGCCTTTCCCTGTCTGTGGAGGAAAGTTGGGCAACGGCTTGCAATACTTGCCGAGAGTTGGATGGGAAATTTGTGGACTATTTTCAAAGAATCACCGGGCGGTTAATGTTTCCCGTGGGGATTTCCATGCCCAGCCTGCCGCTGCGGCCTGATGCAGACCGTTGCTTGGACTGGCTGGACAAGCAGCCTGCTCATTCTGTGGTGTTTGCGTCCTTCGGCAGTGAATGCGTTTTCACCGCCCAAGAGCTCGGTGCTCTCCTGTTAGGCTTGGACGAATGTAAAATTCCGTTCTTGTGTGTTCTTCTTGGCAATGCGGCAGCTGAGTTACACCAAGGCTTTGAGGATCACACCCATGGCAGAGGACTCGTCATTACAGAGTGGGCGCCTCAGTTGCATATCTTGAACCATCCTTCCACTGGAGCATTTCTTTCACATTGTGGGTGGAATTCTGTAACTGAAGGCCTGAGGTTTGGACAGCCTTTTGTTGCTCTTCCAATCCAGTACGAGCAGGGCATAACTGCAAGACTAATTGCTGAGGATTTGAAGTTAGGAGTGGAGGTGAGAAGAAACGAGGAGGATGGTTCTTTCACTAAGGAGGACGTAGCTAAAGCTGTAAGAGCTGTGATGGTGGAGGAAGAAGGCAAGCGGATCAAATCCAATGTTGAGGAAATTAGTAGGGTGCTGACCAGTAACGATTGCCAAGTCCGTCGAACAAACATCCGCAACTTTGTCTCTGCGCTCAAGGACAAAGCCTCCAGCAAACAAACTGTCTGA